From the genome of Malus domestica chromosome 04, GDT2T_hap1, one region includes:
- the LOC139195025 gene encoding L10-interacting MYB domain-containing protein-like, with protein sequence MSNKDFENDLDDKANWPKPIEDYFISLLYEETKKGLQTNTLEKNQWDAIDMKLFDKYGKRYTREKLKQKYNRLRKIHREFAKLVSHTGMGWDPVANTVQASDEVWSAYIKKNKFASRFRSKGCSHYEVLGQIFNNTTATGQMQYASTNSPPNSDSERES encoded by the exons ATGTCAAACAAGGACTTTGAAAATGACCTTGATGATAAAGCTAATTGGCCAAAACCTATTGAAGACTACTTTATTAGTCTGTTGTATGAAGAGACAAAAAAAGGCTTGCAAACCAACACTTTAGAAAAGAACCAGTGGGATGCGATTGATATGAAGTTGTTTGACAAATATGGTAAGAGATACACTcgtgaaaaattgaaacaaaaatataatcgGTTGCGGAAGATTCATCGTGAGTTTGCCAAGCTTGTTAGTCATACTGGGATGGGTTGGGACCCTGTTGCAAACACTGTTCAAGCATCGGACGAAGTTTGGTCAGCTTATATTAAG AAAAACAAGTTTGCTAGCCGTTTCCGTAGCAAGGGGTGTTCTCATTATGAGGTGCTTGGACAGATTTTCAATAATACCACTGCTACTGGTCAAATGCAATATGCGTCCACCAATTCTCCTCCAAATTCTGAttctgagagagagagttag
- the LOC103433215 gene encoding uncharacterized protein produces MDTTPSEILGNPKYDPWFQNCIGAIDGTHISAWAPSSKQISYRGRKVSVTQNIMLACSFNMMFTYVYTEWEGTANDSRVLMDAITREENRFPMPQEGKYYVVDSGYANMSGFLVPYRKVRYHLRDFRGRDNDVDVVDEESSGANQEGENMHLNDDNVMNDSWRGDNLFSDCSISEVTAEFFTTARSMLEQAQARNAEVLEASRAFKGHTYSNSIYYLEPWSMPGFAQREETAVASGMAMLKAKIDRGEIPGIVKGQGRIFLKKRRCEFPIPGAGELRERRPDYVPVTVEKDARSNGIPGISMKKYHVPGEMPVGEFVIFIRQQIALPLSKPLSVFFKNTEPPADALMSEVDGENRDEDGFLHMSYSGEANASGSINHEQEWMDKALPGYRRLHMQGA; encoded by the exons ATGGATACTACACCTTCTGAGATTTTGGGAAATCCGAAGTACGACCCATGGTTTCAG AATTGCATTGGTGCTATTGATGGAACACATATCAGTGCATGGGCTCCTTCATCAAAACAAATTTCATACCGAGGTAGAAAAGTTAGTGTGACACAAAATATTATGTTGGCGTGTTCATTTAACATGATGTTCACATATGTCTACACCGAATGGGAAGGAACGGCTAATGACTCGAGAGTGTTGATGGATGCAATAACAAGAGAAGAGAATAGGTTTCCAATGCCTCAAGAAG GAAAATATTATGTTGTTGATTCCGGCTATGCCAACATGAGTGGGTTTCTCGTACCATATCGCAAAGTGCGTTATCACTTGCGTGATTTTAGAGGAAGAG ATAATGATGTTGATGTGGTAGATGAAGAAAGCTCGGGGGCGAATCAAGAAGGGGAAAATATGCATTTGAATGACGACAATGTTATGAATGAT TCTTGGAGAGGAGATAATTTATTTTCTGATTGTTCAATTTCTGAGGTAACAGCTGAGTTTTTCACCACTGCTCGTTCTATGCTGGAGCAAGCCCAGGCACGCAACGCTGAGGTTCTTGAGGCTTCTCGGGCGTTCAAAGGACATACATATTCAAATTCCATCTATTATTTAGAGCCTTGGAGTATGCCCGGATTT GCTCAAAGAGAGGAAACTGCTGTGGCTTCCGGGATGGCTATGTTGAAGGCTAAGATTGACAGGGGCGAAATTCCTGGCATTGTTAAGGGGCAGGGGAG GATTTTCCTTAAGAAGCGCAGATGCGAGTTCCCAATTCCAGGAGCTGGGGAACTGAGGGAGAGGCGTCCAGATTATGTACCA GTCACTGTGGAGAAAGATGCAAGGAGTAATGGCATTCCTGGCATTAGCATGAAGAA ATATCATGTCCCTGGTGAGATGCCAGTTggggaatttgttatttttattcgGCAGCAGATCGCGCTCCCCCTGTCCAAGCCTCTGTCTGTCTTCTTCAAAAACACTGAACCTCCTGCTG ATGCCTTGATGtcagaagtggatggggaaaaTAGGGATGAAGATGGGTTTCTTCACATGTCCTACAGTGGAGAAGCGAATGCCTCTGGATCCATCAATCACGAGCAAGAATGGATGGACAAGGCACTGCCTGGATATCGCCGGTTGCACATGCAAGGTGCTTAG